In the Chiloscyllium plagiosum isolate BGI_BamShark_2017 chromosome 15, ASM401019v2, whole genome shotgun sequence genome, one interval contains:
- the LOC122557491 gene encoding brain-specific homeobox/POU domain protein 3-like codes for MMSMNSKQPFGMHPILHEPKYTTLHSSTEAIRRACLPTPPLQGNIFTGFDETLLSRAEALAAVDIVSQKSHPFKPDVTYHTMTSVSCTPTSSSVHLPHPSVLTSHPHHHHHHHQTAQGLDGELLDHLNPGLSLSGMAGPEVGSTPSHAHAHMPGMNHMSHHPHHHQPMNISHSHALSAHMGLGANDGEADPRELESFAERFKQRRIKLGVTQADVGSALANLKIPGVGCLSQSTICRFESLTLSHNNMIALKPILEAWLDEAERAQREKMTKPELFSGGDRKRKRTSIAAPEKRSLEAYFAVQPRPSSEKIAAIAEKLDLKKNVVRVWFCNQRQKQKRMKFSATH; via the exons ATGATGTCCATGAACAGCAAGCAGCCCTTCGGCATGCACCCCATCTTGCACGAACCCAAATACACGACTCTGCACTCGAGCACCGAGGCCATCAGGAGAGCGTGCCTGCCCACTCCTCCG TTACAAGGCAATATCTTCACCGGATTCGATGAGACGTTGCTGTCCCGAGCCGAAGCCCTGGCAGCTGTGGATATTGTATCGCAGAAAAGCCACCCGTTCAAGCCAGATGTCACCTACCACACCATGACCAGCGTGTCCTGCACACCTACCTCCTCGTCTGTACACCTGCCCCATCCATCGGTGCTGACCTCTCACCcccatcatcaccatcaccaccaccagaCAGCCCAAGGCCTGGATGGGGAGCTGCTGGACCACCTGAACCCTGGCCTATCCCTGAGTGGGATGGCCGGGCCTGAGGTCGGCTCCACACCATCACATGCCCATGCTCACATGCCCGGTATGAACCACATGTCCCATCACCCGCACCACCACCAACCtatgaacatttcccattcacACGCCCTGTCCGCCCATATGGGCCTGGGCGCGAACGACGGCGAGGCCGACCCCAGGGAGCTCGAGTCGTTTGCAGAGAGATTCAAACAGCGGAGGATCAAGCTCGGTGTGACACAGGCCGATGTCGGCTCAGCCTTGGCCAACCTGAAGATCCCGGGGGTGGGCTGTTTAAGTCAAAGCACAATCTGCAGGTTTGAATCGTTGACTCTGTCGCACAATAACATGATTGCGCTCAAGCCCATCCTGGAGGCTTGGCTGGACGAAGCCGAGAGGGCTCAGAGGGAGAAAATGACCAAGCCCGAGCTCTTCAGCGGAGGGGACAGAAAGCGCAAGCGGACCTCCATCGCAGCCCCGGAGAAGCGCTCCCTCGAAGCTTACTTCGCCGTCCAGCCCCGTCCTTCGTCCGAGAAGATTGCAGCAATTGCAGAGAAATTGGACCTGAAAAAGAATGTGGTGAGAGTGTGGttttgcaatcagagacagaaacaaaagagGATGAAATTTTCTGCCACGCATTAA